One window from the genome of Erwinia sorbitola encodes:
- the rssA gene encoding patatin-like phospholipase RssA: MRQVKIGLALGSGAAKGWAHIGVINALERAGIRIDVVAGCSVGALVGAAYATQRLPLMERWVRSFSYWQVIRLMDFSWQRGGLIRGERVFSHVRRLIDCDTIQQCSLPFGAVATNLSTGRELWLTEGDLHQAVRASCSMPGLLAPVSWNGYWLVDGAVVNPVPVSLTRALGADIVIAVDLQHDAHLMQQDLFSVTPELHPDVQIPEVNSWGGRLRQRIGRIASRKMNYTPGAMEIMSTSIQVLENRLKRNRMAGDPPDVIIQPICPQISTLDFHRAEEAIEAGRLSVEKKMDELLPLVRDRQ, translated from the coding sequence ATGAGACAGGTAAAAATCGGGCTTGCGCTGGGTTCGGGGGCAGCCAAAGGATGGGCGCACATTGGGGTGATTAACGCTCTTGAACGTGCCGGAATACGTATTGATGTGGTCGCGGGATGCTCTGTCGGTGCGCTGGTGGGTGCGGCATATGCTACTCAGCGCCTGCCATTAATGGAGCGCTGGGTGCGCTCGTTTAGCTACTGGCAGGTTATCCGCCTGATGGACTTTTCATGGCAGCGCGGTGGATTGATTCGTGGCGAACGCGTTTTCAGCCATGTACGCAGGCTGATAGACTGCGATACCATTCAGCAGTGCAGCCTGCCGTTCGGCGCAGTAGCAACCAACCTTAGCACCGGACGTGAGCTATGGTTGACGGAGGGCGATCTCCACCAGGCGGTGCGTGCCTCCTGTAGTATGCCAGGCTTGCTGGCTCCGGTGAGCTGGAACGGCTACTGGCTGGTAGATGGTGCGGTGGTGAATCCTGTACCTGTTTCTCTGACGCGAGCCTTAGGGGCGGATATCGTTATCGCCGTCGATCTTCAGCACGATGCCCATCTTATGCAGCAGGATCTGTTCTCCGTTACGCCTGAATTACACCCGGACGTTCAGATACCAGAGGTCAACAGCTGGGGGGGACGCCTGCGTCAGCGCATCGGACGTATCGCGTCGCGCAAAATGAACTACACGCCTGGCGCGATGGAGATCATGTCCACATCCATTCAGGTACTGGAAAACCGTCTTAAGCGTAACCGCATGGCGGGGGATCCACCTGACGTCATTATACAGCCAATTTGCCCGCAGATTTCCACCCTGGATTTTCATCGGGCAGAGGAAGCGATTGAAGCGGGGAGATTATCCGTTGAAAAAAAAATGGACGAGCTGTTACCGCTGGTGCGTGACAGACAATAG
- a CDS encoding YchJ family protein codes for MSDHCPCGSGLQYSLCCEPYLSGSALPATPEMLMRSRYTAYVKQDTAYLVATWHPSCHAERFTASIEESYAHTSWLGLTIINSETVPETSQGFVTFFARFIENQRESFIHERSRFLREEHRWYYIDGTFPPIGRNDQCPCGSGKKYKKCCGQS; via the coding sequence GTGTCTGATCATTGTCCGTGCGGTAGCGGATTGCAGTATAGCCTATGTTGCGAACCGTATCTAAGCGGTAGCGCTCTCCCTGCCACACCAGAAATGCTGATGCGCTCTCGCTACACTGCCTATGTAAAGCAGGATACCGCCTATCTGGTGGCGACCTGGCACCCCTCGTGCCATGCGGAACGCTTTACTGCCAGTATTGAGGAGAGTTACGCCCACACCAGCTGGCTGGGCCTGACAATTATTAATAGCGAAACAGTGCCGGAAACATCACAAGGTTTTGTGACTTTTTTTGCCCGATTTATCGAAAATCAGCGTGAAAGTTTTATTCATGAACGTTCGCGCTTTCTTCGTGAGGAGCATCGCTGGTACTATATCGACGGAACTTTCCCGCCAATTGGGCGTAATGACCAGTGCCCCTGTGGCTCCGGTAAAAAATACAAGAAATGCTGCGGTCAGTCGTGA
- the purU gene encoding formyltetrahydrofolate deformylase gives MQAQTLQRKVLRTICPDAKGLIAKITNICYKHELNIVQNNEFVDHRTGRFFMRTELEGIFNDSTLLADLDSALPVGSVRELHPAGRRRIVILVTKEAHCLGDLLMKSAYGGLDVEIAAVIGNHDTLRTLVERFDIPFVLVSHEGLTRDEHDNNMAAEIDRYQPDYVVLAKYMRVLTPGFVQRYPNQIINIHHSFLPAFIGARPYHQAYERGVKIIGATAHYVNDNLDEGPIIMQDVIHVDHTYTAEDMMRAGRDVEKNALSRALYQVLAQRVFVYGNRTIIL, from the coding sequence ATGCAAGCGCAAACACTGCAACGTAAAGTTCTACGCACCATCTGCCCTGACGCTAAAGGGCTGATCGCGAAAATTACCAATATTTGCTACAAGCACGAACTGAACATTGTGCAAAACAATGAGTTTGTTGATCACCGTACCGGTCGCTTTTTTATGCGTACCGAGCTGGAAGGCATTTTTAATGACAGCACGCTGCTGGCCGATTTGGACAGTGCTCTGCCTGTCGGCTCAGTACGTGAGCTGCACCCTGCTGGTCGCCGTCGTATTGTTATTCTGGTGACCAAAGAGGCGCACTGCCTGGGTGACCTCCTGATGAAAAGCGCTTACGGTGGTCTGGATGTAGAAATTGCCGCCGTTATCGGCAACCACGATACGCTGCGTACGCTGGTTGAACGTTTTGATATTCCATTCGTTCTGGTGAGCCACGAAGGTCTGACCCGCGATGAGCACGACAATAATATGGCAGCGGAAATTGACCGTTATCAGCCAGATTATGTGGTGCTGGCAAAATACATGCGCGTTCTGACGCCGGGCTTTGTGCAGCGCTATCCGAATCAGATTATTAATATTCACCACTCTTTCCTGCCTGCATTTATCGGCGCGCGCCCTTATCATCAGGCGTACGAGCGTGGGGTGAAAATCATTGGTGCTACGGCGCACTATGTGAATGATAATCTTGATGAAGGCCCGATCATTATGCAGGACGTGATCCATGTTGATCACACCTACACTGCGGAAGATATGATGCGCGCCGGTCGTGACGTAGAGAAGAATGCCCTGAGCCGTGCTCTTTATCAGGTACTGGCCCAGCGAGTGTTTGTTTACGGCAACCGCACCATTATTTTGTAA
- the xthA gene encoding exodeoxyribonuclease III gives MKFVSFNINGLRARPHQLQAIVEQHQPDVIGLQETKVHDDMFPLEEVAKLGYHVFYHGQKGHYGVALLTKEEPLAVRRGFEGDDEEAQRRIIMADIPTPSGIVTVLNGYFPQGESRDHPTKFPAKEKFYRDLQDYLEQQQNAGNQVLIMGDMNISSTDLDIGIGEESRKRWLRTGKCSFLPEEREWMDRLMSWGLVDTWRAHNPEVNDRFSWFDYRSKGFDDNRGLRIDLVLASKPLAERCIATGIDYDIRAMEKPSDHAPIWAEFSL, from the coding sequence ATGAAATTTGTTTCTTTTAATATCAACGGGCTGCGTGCGCGCCCTCATCAGCTTCAAGCTATCGTTGAACAGCATCAGCCTGACGTTATCGGCCTGCAAGAAACGAAAGTCCACGATGATATGTTCCCGCTCGAAGAAGTCGCTAAACTGGGCTACCACGTGTTTTATCACGGACAAAAAGGTCACTACGGCGTAGCGCTACTCACCAAAGAGGAACCTCTTGCCGTGCGTCGTGGCTTTGAAGGTGATGATGAAGAAGCCCAGCGCCGCATTATTATGGCTGATATCCCTACGCCATCCGGGATTGTAACGGTGCTCAACGGCTATTTCCCTCAGGGTGAAAGCCGCGACCATCCCACAAAATTCCCGGCAAAAGAGAAATTCTACCGCGACCTTCAGGACTATCTTGAGCAGCAGCAAAACGCCGGCAATCAGGTGCTGATCATGGGTGATATGAATATCAGCAGCACCGACCTGGATATTGGTATCGGTGAGGAGAGCCGCAAGCGCTGGCTGCGTACCGGGAAGTGTTCTTTCCTGCCGGAAGAGCGTGAATGGATGGATCGTTTGATGAGCTGGGGTCTGGTGGATACCTGGCGCGCGCACAACCCGGAAGTTAACGATCGCTTCTCATGGTTCGACTATCGCTCCAAAGGTTTTGATGATAATCGCGGGCTGCGCATCGATCTGGTACTGGCCAGCAAACCGCTGGCAGAGCGCTGTATCGCTACCGGGATTGATTATGATATTCGCGCCATGGAAAAACCCTCAGACCATGCACCGATTTGGGCAGAGTTTTCACTGTAG
- a CDS encoding YnjH family protein, with the protein MKLHLAVLLLLAISAPTMAERYISSGHGNNGGNNGGGNTDVVVDMPPEVWTQGNSNNQQPCQRCCVYENRSYTEGAVLKTEGVLLQCARDEQSLGTNNLIWRIVK; encoded by the coding sequence ATGAAACTGCATCTTGCTGTACTGCTGCTGCTTGCCATCAGCGCCCCGACCATGGCCGAGCGCTATATCAGTAGCGGTCACGGTAATAACGGTGGCAATAACGGCGGAGGTAATACAGATGTCGTGGTAGATATGCCACCGGAAGTCTGGACGCAGGGAAACAGTAATAATCAGCAGCCTTGCCAGCGTTGCTGTGTTTATGAAAACCGGAGCTATACCGAGGGTGCGGTGCTGAAAACTGAGGGGGTACTGTTACAGTGTGCGCGCGATGAGCAGTCGCTGGGCACTAACAACCTGATCTGGCGTATCGTGAAGTAA
- a CDS encoding DNA topoisomerase III, with the protein MRLFIAEKPSLARAIADVLPKPHRRGDGYIACGSDQVVTWCVGHLLEQAQPDSYNSRFARWSLADLPIVPEKWQLQPRPSVAKQLNVIKGLLAQASVVVHAGDPDREGQLLVDEVLDYLTMPAEKRAQVQRCLINDLNPQAVERAISRLRENREFIPLCVSALARSRADWLYGINMTRAYTLLGRNAGYDGVLSVGRVQTPVLGLVVRRDEEIENFVAKDFFEVKAHIVTPKDERFVALWQPSDSCEPYQDEEGRLLHRPLAEHVVARINGQPALVTSYNDKRENDTAPLPFSLSALQIEAGKRFGLSAQTVLDTCQRLYETHKLITYPRSDSRYLPDEHFAGRQAVLNAINAHQPDLTPPADFNSDQKNRCWDDKKVDAHHAIVPTARSSKVNLTDNEQQIYRLIATQYLMQFCPDAVYRKCVIELDIAGGKFIAKARFLAEAGWRALLGSKERDEENDGTPLPVVAKGDELLCERGEVVEKQTQPPRPFTDATLLSAMTGIARFVQDKDLKKVLRATDGLGTEATRAGIIELLFKRTFLFKKGRYIHSSPAGRALIHSLPEMAARPDMTAQWESTLTKISEKQCRYQDFMFPLVETLHTLIHQARQQPAAHAFRGLPAPATNKAKKPRRKAAKEKESE; encoded by the coding sequence ATGCGTTTGTTTATTGCCGAAAAGCCCAGTCTTGCCCGCGCTATTGCGGATGTTTTGCCGAAACCACATCGTCGTGGGGATGGTTACATTGCCTGTGGTTCTGACCAGGTCGTAACCTGGTGTGTGGGGCACCTTTTAGAGCAGGCGCAGCCTGATAGCTACAACAGTCGTTTTGCCCGCTGGTCGCTGGCGGATCTGCCTATTGTCCCGGAAAAATGGCAGCTGCAACCGCGCCCGTCGGTCGCCAAACAGCTGAATGTGATTAAAGGGTTGCTGGCTCAGGCAAGCGTTGTGGTTCACGCCGGTGACCCCGATCGTGAAGGCCAGCTGCTGGTGGATGAAGTTCTGGATTATCTCACCATGCCCGCTGAAAAACGGGCACAGGTGCAGCGCTGCCTGATTAACGACCTCAACCCGCAGGCGGTAGAAAGAGCGATAAGTCGTCTGCGTGAAAACCGTGAATTTATTCCGCTTTGCGTCTCCGCACTGGCGCGGTCACGCGCTGACTGGCTGTACGGCATCAATATGACGCGTGCCTATACGCTGCTGGGGCGCAACGCCGGGTATGACGGCGTTCTCTCTGTGGGGCGTGTGCAGACTCCGGTGCTCGGGTTGGTGGTACGTCGTGATGAAGAAATTGAAAACTTCGTGGCGAAAGATTTTTTTGAAGTGAAAGCGCATATTGTCACGCCAAAGGATGAACGCTTTGTTGCTCTTTGGCAGCCGAGTGACTCCTGTGAGCCTTATCAGGATGAAGAAGGGCGTCTGCTGCATCGTCCGCTGGCGGAACATGTGGTGGCGCGTATCAACGGGCAGCCTGCGCTGGTCACCAGCTATAACGACAAGCGCGAGAACGATACCGCGCCGCTGCCGTTTTCACTCTCGGCGCTACAGATTGAGGCGGGTAAGCGTTTTGGCCTTAGTGCGCAGACGGTACTTGATACCTGCCAGCGTCTGTATGAAACCCATAAGCTGATTACCTATCCGCGTTCTGACAGCCGCTATCTGCCTGATGAGCACTTTGCCGGGCGCCAGGCGGTGCTGAATGCGATTAACGCGCATCAGCCCGACCTCACACCTCCCGCTGATTTCAACAGCGATCAAAAGAACCGCTGTTGGGACGATAAAAAGGTTGATGCTCACCACGCCATCGTGCCGACGGCGCGCAGCAGCAAGGTTAATCTGACGGATAATGAGCAGCAGATCTACCGGCTGATAGCCACTCAGTACCTGATGCAGTTCTGCCCGGACGCGGTCTATCGCAAATGCGTCATAGAGCTGGATATCGCGGGCGGTAAATTTATTGCCAAAGCGCGTTTTCTCGCCGAAGCGGGCTGGCGTGCGCTGCTTGGCAGTAAAGAGCGCGATGAAGAGAATGACGGCACGCCGTTGCCTGTGGTAGCGAAGGGCGATGAGCTGCTGTGCGAGCGCGGAGAGGTGGTGGAGAAGCAAACCCAGCCGCCGCGTCCCTTTACAGATGCGACGCTGCTTTCAGCGATGACGGGCATTGCGCGCTTTGTTCAGGATAAAGATCTAAAGAAAGTGCTGCGTGCGACCGATGGTTTAGGGACGGAAGCCACACGCGCCGGTATTATCGAACTGCTGTTTAAACGTACGTTTTTATTTAAAAAAGGGCGTTATATTCACTCAAGCCCGGCAGGGCGTGCGCTGATCCACTCGCTGCCGGAGATGGCAGCACGGCCAGATATGACTGCGCAGTGGGAATCAACGTTGACTAAAATCAGTGAAAAGCAGTGTCGTTATCAGGACTTTATGTTTCCGCTGGTTGAGACGCTGCACACTCTGATTCATCAGGCGCGCCAGCAGCCTGCGGCACATGCATTCCGCGGCTTACCGGCACCAGCAACAAACAAAGCAAAAAAACCGCGCCGTAAAGCGGCGAAAGAAAAGGAAAGTGAGTGA
- the selD gene encoding selenide, water dikinase SelD, giving the protein MNENPVRLTQYSHGAGCGCKISPAVLDRILHSDHPLRADTNLLVGNETRDDAAVYDLGNGTAIISTTDFFMPIVDDPYDFGRIAATNAISDIWAMGGKPLMAIAILGWPVNILAPEIARKVIEGGRSVCELAGISLAGGHSIDAPEPIFGLAVTGIVNTDQVKRNSAAVPGCRLYLTKPLGIGVLTTAEKRSLLLPEHAGLATETMCQLNQIGAAFAAEAGVSAMTDVTGFGLLGHLSEMCQGAGLHADLWFSAIPRLPGVEEYIAMGCVPGGTERNFASYGALVGTMSDMQRQLLCDPQTSGGLLLAVLPGAEANVKAIAARHAISLTPVGELLTAQAGRAVIEVKL; this is encoded by the coding sequence ATGAACGAGAATCCTGTTCGTTTGACGCAGTACAGCCATGGGGCAGGCTGCGGTTGTAAAATTTCTCCTGCGGTGCTGGATCGCATCCTGCACAGCGATCACCCGCTGCGGGCGGATACCAATCTGCTGGTGGGCAATGAAACCCGTGATGACGCAGCCGTATACGACCTTGGTAACGGTACTGCGATTATCAGCACCACCGACTTTTTTATGCCCATCGTCGACGATCCCTATGATTTCGGTCGTATCGCGGCCACCAACGCCATCAGTGATATCTGGGCGATGGGGGGGAAACCGCTAATGGCGATAGCTATTTTAGGCTGGCCGGTTAACATACTGGCACCGGAGATAGCGCGTAAAGTGATTGAAGGTGGGCGCAGCGTTTGCGAACTGGCCGGGATCAGCCTGGCTGGGGGCCACTCGATTGATGCACCAGAGCCGATTTTCGGGCTGGCAGTGACGGGCATTGTGAATACCGATCAGGTGAAGCGCAACAGCGCCGCCGTGCCGGGGTGCCGCCTCTATCTTACCAAACCTCTGGGTATTGGCGTGTTAACCACCGCAGAAAAGAGATCGCTGCTGTTGCCTGAACATGCCGGGCTGGCTACGGAAACTATGTGTCAGCTTAACCAGATCGGTGCCGCGTTCGCCGCAGAAGCGGGTGTAAGTGCGATGACTGACGTTACGGGCTTCGGCCTGCTGGGGCATTTGAGTGAGATGTGCCAGGGTGCAGGGCTGCATGCCGACCTCTGGTTCAGTGCTATTCCTCGTCTGCCTGGCGTGGAAGAGTATATCGCCATGGGTTGTGTGCCAGGAGGGACTGAACGTAACTTTGCCAGTTACGGAGCGCTGGTGGGCACCATGAGCGATATGCAGCGTCAGCTGCTGTGCGATCCGCAAACCTCCGGCGGCCTGTTACTGGCCGTCTTACCGGGAGCAGAGGCTAATGTTAAAGCCATTGCGGCCCGGCACGCTATTTCGCTAACACCCGTTGGCGAACTCCTGACGGCTCAGGCCGGAAGGGCCGTTATTGAAGTCAAACTCTGA
- a CDS encoding NAD(P)H nitroreductase yields MDALELLVNRRSASRLTAPAPAGEVLENILHAGMRAPDHGTLQPWRFTIIENEGRDRFSALLEKASRDAQLDEKAIEKAKQAPYRAPMIITVVAHCEEHPKVPRWEQLVSAGCAVMAMQMAAAAQGFNGIWRSGAWTEDEAVRQAFHCRPQDAIVGFLYLGTPQLKSSTTILPPDSAPFVSYF; encoded by the coding sequence ATGGACGCTCTGGAATTACTGGTTAACCGTCGTTCGGCATCCCGTCTTACCGCACCAGCCCCGGCAGGTGAGGTGCTGGAGAACATTCTTCATGCAGGTATGCGCGCTCCGGATCATGGTACTTTGCAGCCGTGGCGTTTTACCATTATTGAAAATGAAGGTCGCGACCGTTTTAGTGCGCTGCTGGAAAAAGCCTCGCGCGATGCACAGCTCGATGAGAAAGCTATTGAGAAGGCGAAACAGGCACCTTACCGTGCGCCGATGATTATAACCGTGGTTGCGCATTGTGAAGAGCATCCGAAAGTACCGCGCTGGGAGCAGCTGGTATCTGCCGGTTGCGCCGTAATGGCAATGCAGATGGCCGCAGCGGCACAGGGGTTTAACGGTATCTGGCGCAGCGGAGCATGGACAGAAGATGAAGCGGTACGTCAGGCCTTCCATTGTCGCCCTCAGGATGCCATCGTCGGTTTCCTCTATCTGGGTACCCCGCAGCTGAAATCATCAACCACTATCCTGCCGCCGGACAGTGCGCCATTTGTCAGCTATTTCTGA
- the sppA gene encoding signal peptide peptidase SppA, protein MRVLWRIIANFFKWTWRVLNFVREFILNLFLVLLILVGAGIWFQYNSASTPADVQKGALTVDLSGVVVDKPSVSNTMSKVSRQLLGASSDRLKENSLFDIVDAIRQAKGDAKITGMVLDLRNFAGADQPSLQYIGKALREFRDSGKPIYASGDSYSQAQYYLASFANKIYLSPQGTVDLHGFATNGLYYKTLLDKLKVSSHVFRVGTYKSAVEPFLRDDMSPAARDADSRWVGELWQNYVNTLAANRQITADQIFPGAQGVLDGLQKVGGDTAQYAKENKLVDELASPSIVDQQLVKTFGWDKEAKDYNGISIYDYPLKNAQTTDGNVAVIMANGAIMDGEETPGSVGADTTAMEIRDARLDPKIKAIVFRVNSPGGSVTASEKIREELAAAKTAGKPVVVSMGGMAASGGYWVSTPANYIIASPNTLTGSIGIFGVINTVENSLDAIGVHTDGVATSPLADVASTKALPTEVQQLMQLSIENGYKNFLGLVAKSRNKTPEQIDQIAQGHVWTGSDAKANGLVDALGDFDDAVAKAAELAKLKQPQLNWYQNDPSLIEVLFSQVDASAHAALPATLKAWLPAPMLDVMNAMKDQPGLMGSMNDPQNRYAFCLTCGNVK, encoded by the coding sequence ATGCGCGTCTTGTGGCGGATTATCGCTAATTTTTTTAAGTGGACATGGCGGGTGCTGAATTTTGTACGCGAATTTATTCTTAACCTTTTCCTTGTCCTGCTGATCCTCGTCGGCGCGGGTATCTGGTTCCAGTATAACAGCGCCAGCACCCCGGCAGACGTTCAGAAAGGAGCACTGACCGTAGACCTCAGCGGTGTGGTGGTGGATAAACCATCCGTCAGCAATACCATGAGCAAAGTGAGCCGCCAGCTTCTGGGTGCCAGCAGCGATCGTCTGAAAGAGAACTCGCTGTTTGACATCGTGGACGCCATCCGACAGGCCAAAGGCGATGCGAAAATCACCGGGATGGTGCTCGATTTACGCAATTTCGCCGGAGCTGACCAGCCATCGCTGCAATATATTGGCAAAGCGCTGCGTGAATTCCGCGACAGCGGTAAACCAATTTACGCCAGCGGCGACAGCTACAGCCAGGCGCAATATTATCTCGCCAGCTTCGCTAATAAGATCTACCTCTCTCCGCAGGGAACGGTCGATCTGCACGGCTTTGCCACTAACGGGCTGTATTATAAAACGCTGCTGGATAAGCTCAAAGTCAGCTCCCACGTATTCCGCGTAGGCACGTATAAGTCAGCGGTAGAACCGTTCCTGCGTGACGATATGTCACCAGCAGCACGTGATGCCGACAGCCGCTGGGTAGGCGAACTCTGGCAGAACTACGTCAATACGCTGGCCGCTAACCGTCAGATTACTGCCGACCAGATTTTCCCGGGCGCACAGGGAGTGCTGGATGGCCTGCAAAAAGTTGGCGGTGATACAGCACAGTACGCGAAAGAGAATAAACTGGTTGATGAACTGGCTTCACCGTCTATCGTCGATCAGCAGCTGGTGAAAACTTTCGGCTGGGATAAAGAGGCGAAAGATTATAACGGCATCAGTATTTACGACTATCCGCTGAAAAATGCCCAGACCACCGACGGTAATGTCGCGGTGATTATGGCTAACGGTGCAATCATGGATGGCGAAGAGACTCCAGGAAGCGTTGGCGCTGACACCACCGCCATGGAGATCCGCGATGCGCGACTCGATCCTAAAATCAAAGCCATTGTGTTCCGCGTTAACAGCCCCGGCGGCAGCGTGACCGCATCTGAAAAGATTCGTGAAGAGCTGGCGGCAGCGAAAACAGCCGGTAAACCGGTGGTAGTTTCAATGGGCGGTATGGCAGCATCCGGCGGTTACTGGGTTTCTACTCCGGCTAACTACATTATTGCCAGCCCGAATACCCTCACCGGCTCTATCGGTATCTTTGGCGTTATCAACACCGTTGAGAACTCTCTGGATGCTATCGGCGTGCATACTGATGGCGTGGCAACTTCACCGCTGGCTGATGTTGCCAGCACCAAAGCGCTGCCAACCGAAGTTCAGCAGCTGATGCAGTTAAGCATCGAGAATGGTTATAAAAACTTCCTCGGTCTGGTAGCCAAATCGCGCAATAAAACCCCGGAGCAGATCGATCAGATTGCTCAGGGTCACGTATGGACAGGCAGCGATGCAAAAGCGAACGGACTGGTGGATGCGCTGGGTGATTTTGACGATGCCGTGGCCAAAGCCGCAGAGCTGGCCAAACTGAAACAGCCGCAGCTTAACTGGTATCAGAATGATCCAAGCCTGATTGAAGTGCTATTCAGTCAGGTTGACGCTTCGGCTCATGCGGCACTGCCTGCCACGCTGAAAGCCTGGCTCCCGGCACCGATGCTGGATGTGATGAATGCGATGAAAGATCAGCCCGGCCTGATGGGCAGCATGAATGATCCGCAGAACCGTTACGCATTCTGCCTCACCTGCGGCAACGTTAAATAA
- the ansA gene encoding asparaginase — MQKKSIYVAYTGGTIGMQRSEHGFIPVSGHLQRQLANMPEFHRPEMPDFTIHEYQPLIDSSDMTPQDWQSIADDIRLNYDHYDGFVILHGTDTMAFTASALSFMLENLAKPVIVTGSQIPLEQLRSDGQQNLLNSLFVAANYPINEVTLFFNNTLYRGNRTTKAHADGFNAFDSPNLAPLLEAGIHIRRLNTPAAPAGQGELIVHPITPQPIGVVTIYPGISAEVVRNFLQQPVKALILRSYGVGNAPQNKEFLKELKEASERGIVVVNLTQCMSGKVNMGGYATGNALALAGVVSGADLTVEATLTKLHFLLSQDLTSDEIRQLMKQNLRGELTPD, encoded by the coding sequence ATGCAAAAGAAATCCATTTACGTCGCCTACACGGGCGGTACCATCGGGATGCAGCGCTCTGAGCATGGCTTTATCCCGGTATCCGGCCATCTGCAACGTCAGCTGGCGAATATGCCGGAATTTCATCGTCCGGAGATGCCTGATTTCACAATTCACGAATACCAGCCGCTGATTGACTCATCTGATATGACGCCGCAGGACTGGCAATCGATTGCGGATGATATTCGCCTGAACTATGACCACTACGATGGTTTTGTCATTTTGCATGGTACCGACACCATGGCATTTACCGCTTCTGCCCTGTCGTTCATGCTGGAAAATCTTGCCAAGCCGGTGATTGTGACAGGGTCACAAATCCCGCTGGAACAGCTGCGCTCCGACGGCCAGCAAAATCTGCTGAACTCGCTGTTTGTTGCCGCCAACTATCCAATCAACGAAGTCACGCTGTTTTTCAACAACACTCTCTATCGCGGTAACCGCACCACCAAGGCGCACGCAGACGGCTTTAACGCCTTTGATTCGCCAAATCTCGCCCCACTGCTGGAGGCGGGTATCCATATCCGTCGACTGAATACTCCAGCGGCACCGGCAGGCCAGGGGGAGCTGATCGTACATCCAATTACGCCGCAGCCTATCGGCGTAGTGACAATTTATCCGGGGATTTCCGCTGAAGTGGTGCGTAACTTCCTGCAACAGCCGGTTAAAGCACTGATCCTGCGCTCATACGGCGTCGGAAATGCACCACAAAATAAAGAGTTCCTGAAAGAGCTGAAAGAAGCCTCAGAGCGCGGCATTGTGGTTGTTAACCTTACGCAGTGTATGTCTGGCAAGGTCAATATGGGCGGTTATGCCACCGGGAATGCACTGGCGCTTGCAGGTGTGGTGAGCGGCGCGGATCTGACCGTTGAAGCCACGCTGACCAAACTGCACTTCCTTTTGAGTCAGGATCTGACCAGCGATGAAATCCGCCAGCTGATGAAACAGAACCTGCGCGGCGAACTGACCCCGGATTGA
- the pncA gene encoding bifunctional nicotinamidase/pyrazinamidase has translation MRERQALLLVDLQNDFCAGGALAVNQGEETIAVANQLAAEFCARGEPVIATLDWHPAGHGSFASSAGTQPGTLGELHGLPQVWWPDHCIQHSQGALLHPALNQTLLTLKVYKGENPEIDSYSAFFDNGRRQQTRLYEWLQQHDITALTVMGLATDYCVKYSVLDALTLGYQVTVVSAGCRGVNLRADDSETALAEMAQAGAKIL, from the coding sequence ATGCGTGAGCGTCAGGCATTGTTGTTGGTTGATCTGCAAAATGATTTTTGTGCCGGCGGTGCTCTGGCCGTTAATCAGGGCGAAGAGACCATCGCGGTGGCAAACCAGCTTGCCGCTGAATTCTGCGCGCGTGGTGAGCCGGTCATTGCCACGCTGGACTGGCATCCGGCTGGTCATGGCAGCTTCGCCAGCAGCGCAGGAACGCAGCCAGGCACACTGGGTGAGCTGCACGGCCTGCCGCAGGTGTGGTGGCCCGATCACTGTATCCAGCACAGCCAGGGCGCGCTTCTGCATCCTGCGCTGAACCAGACCCTGCTCACCTTGAAAGTTTACAAGGGTGAAAATCCTGAAATCGATAGCTACAGCGCTTTTTTCGACAACGGACGTCGCCAGCAGACCCGGCTGTACGAATGGCTCCAGCAGCACGATATCACTGCGCTGACGGTTATGGGCCTGGCAACGGACTACTGTGTGAAATACAGCGTGCTGGATGCGCTGACGCTGGGTTATCAGGTCACCGTAGTAAGCGCCGGATGTCGCGGAGTGAACCTGCGGGCCGATGACAGTGAAACGGCCCTCGCCGAAATGGCTCAGGCCGGGGCAAAAATCCTGTAG
- a CDS encoding YeaC family protein yields MELDEMIASMTPDIYQRLVTAVETGKWADGVALTPEQKENSLQLVLLWQARHNDNPQHMSVARGGEIVMKSKKQLKEEFGIEDDAVTRIKLQ; encoded by the coding sequence ATGGAACTGGATGAGATGATCGCCAGCATGACGCCTGATATTTACCAGCGCCTCGTCACCGCGGTAGAAACCGGCAAATGGGCAGACGGTGTCGCTCTTACGCCGGAGCAGAAAGAGAACAGCCTGCAACTGGTTTTACTCTGGCAGGCACGTCATAACGATAATCCGCAACATATGAGTGTAGCCAGGGGTGGAGAAATCGTGATGAAAAGTAAAAAACAGCTGAAAGAAGAGTTCGGTATTGAGGATGACGCGGTCACCCGTATCAAACTGCAATAA